A stretch of the Lonchura striata isolate bLonStr1 chromosome 15, bLonStr1.mat, whole genome shotgun sequence genome encodes the following:
- the GRXCR2 gene encoding glutaredoxin domain-containing cysteine-rich protein 2, which produces MDEPQKKAGQRHEGRPRKVRFRISSACSGRVLKQVYEDGQELEPPAEEHSRRFLRHGFEPGQPLEPGQLLENRTRWPTALTARRISVLRQEPALGLAGTAALPSDWPGASPCRSSPVVDFGKIIIYTNNLKIIRAPMGQKELMRRIIQTEGINDWTFVYREKKELFSGGHKKDVENKVTCNQHVQEGDAERGCSQCKGSGCAPCSLCHGSKFSMLANRFRESYRALRCPACDQSGRQPCRVCAA; this is translated from the exons ATGGACGAGCCCCAGAAGAAGGCCGGCCAGCGGCACGAGGGCCGGCCCCGCAAGGTGAGGTTCAGGATCTCCTCGGCCTGCAGCGGGCGGGTGCTGAAGCAGGTCTACGAAGacgggcaggagctggagccccCGGCCGAGGAGCACTCGCGGCGCTTCCTGCGCCACGGCTTCGAGCCGGGGCAGCCGCTGGAGCCggggcagctgctggagaacAGAACGCGCTGGCCCACGGCCCTGACCGCCCGCAGGATCAGCGTCCTGCGCCAGGAGCCCGCGCTCGGGCTGGCGGGCACCGCCGCCCTGCCCAGCGACTGGCCCGGCGCCAGCCCCTGCAGG TCTTCCCCAGTTGTAGATTTTGGCAAGATCATCATCTACACCAATAACCTGAAAATCATCCGTGCACCGATGGGCCAGAAAGAGCTCATGAGAAGAATCATCCAGACTGAGGGAATAAACGACTGGACGTTCGTGTACCGGGAGAAGAAAGAACTATTTAGTGGTGGTCATAAAAAAGATGTGGAGAATAAGGTCACTTGCAACCAGCATGTGCAG GAGGGCGATGCGGAACgcggctgctcccagtgcaaaGGCTCGGGCTGCGCTCCCTGCTCGCTGTGCCACGGAAGCAAGTTCTCCATGCTGGCAAACCGATTCCGGGAGTCCTACCGGGCGCTGCGGTGCCCGGCGTGCGACCAGAGCGGGCGGCAGCCGTGCCGGGTGTGCGCCGCCTGA